A genomic segment from Bacillus rossius redtenbacheri isolate Brsri chromosome 5, Brsri_v3, whole genome shotgun sequence encodes:
- the LOC134532262 gene encoding IQ domain-containing protein K-like, whose protein sequence is MWWSQFARRDTRGQLERAEEGSSLWEEICAEGEALRRRVWPETREYPELPDNEGDSAVAYLEREVFPWLLPALEACLFGARDWGCVADPRRCVFDGLDRVAEHLWNRNPRFPERRLAGWTDVYDIPFAREWLADHPRPFFPRSWLWSPEEASVVLQAAFRAYLVRRDPEVQEMRQFWRAVRQEQAAEAAAEGASDETPGGVDEAAAEDRPERPAEAAAEDKP, encoded by the coding sequence ATGTGGTGGTCGCAGTTCGCACGTCGCGACACGCGTGGCCAGCTGGAGCGGGCGGAGGAGGGGTCCTCCTTGTGGGAGGAGATCTGCGCGGAAGGCGAGGCGCTGAGGCGGCGGGTGTGGCCCGAGACGCGGGAGTACCCGGAGCTCCCCGACAACGAGGGCGACTCCGCCGTCGCGTACCTGGAGCGCGAGGTGTTCCCCTGGCTGCTGCCGGCGCTCGAGGCGTGCCTGTTCGGCGCGCGCGACTGGGGCTGCGTGGCGGACCCGCGGCGGTGCGTGTTCGACGGGCTGGACCGCGTCGCCGAGCACCTGTGGAACCGCAACCCGCGCTTCCCCGAGCGCCGCCTCGCCGGCTGGACGGACGTCTACGACATCCCGTTCGCGCGGGAGTGGCTGGCGGACCACCCGCGGCCCTTCTTCCCCAGGTCGTGGCTGTGGTCGCCGGAGGAGGCGAGCGTGGTGCTGCAGGCCGCCTTCAGGGCTTACCTGGTGCGGCGCGACCCCGAGGTGCAGGAGATGAGGCAGTTCTGGAGGGCCGTCAGGCAGGAACAAGCGGCCGAGGCGGCGGCCGAGGGCGCGTCGGACGAGACGCCTGGCGGAGTGGACGAGGCTGCAGCCGAAGACAGGCCGGAGAGACCAGCAGAGGCTGCAGCTGAAGACAAGCCTTAG